From Pagrus major chromosome 18, Pma_NU_1.0, a single genomic window includes:
- the gpr151 gene encoding G-protein coupled receptor 151 has translation MDKLSVNNATVVNSSLDNWSFNDHGSYQHLDPGELRVLVPAILGIICVLGVACNLTAMVILFSNAHRGKLSVINSLIFNLMFADGLVLMFTVPFRAASYSKASWNLGWVVCKTADWFLQSCMAAKSFTVAVMAKACYRHVSNPTKQVSIHLGSILVVFFFIWLSACSVTIPQWLFARLQRGIRGLVCVLIVPAEAKDFMSVYVKAYPLGVYCAPLSFALMYFWKAYGQCQRRSSKTQNLRTQIRSRRITLMLFSLTVAMVILWLPQWVVWVWERHIAEKESQGAKPLVSSLPLFLSLSAQLLTFSLSLVNPLIVLSLSEEFREGYRGLWRRLTLRKQPPSRPKPGPHNPTTLRSPCPRPETSGQLQGERSPRSSSSQDPRGEAQPQLEQGEGGRDVDTVSLKDGIVLPDLEQFWHERESGSHMEENDPVPWEHQSKEEKK, from the coding sequence ATGGACAAGTTGAGTGTGAATAACGCGACAGTGGTGAACAGCTCCTTAGACAACTGGTCATTCAATGACCATGGCTCATACCAACACCTGGACCCTGGGGAGCTGAGGGTCCTGGTGCCGGCTATTCTGGGAATCATCTGCGTCTTGGGTGTGGCTTGTAATCTCACTGCGATGGTGATCTTGTTCTCCAACGCTCATAGGGGCAAACTCTCTGTCATCAATTCCCTCATCTTCAACCTGATGTTTGCTGACGGGCTGGTGCTGATGTTCACGGTGCCTTTCAGGGCTGCCTCCTACTCCAAAGCCAGCTGGAACCTGGGCTGGGTGGTCTGCAAGACAGCCGACTGGTTCCTCCAGTCCTGTATGGCAGCAAAGAGCTTCACAGTGGCTGTCATGGCCAAAGCTTGCTACCGCCACGTGTCCAACCCCACCAAGCAGGTGAGCATCCACCTGGGCTCCATCCTGGTGGTGTTCTTCTTCATCTGGCTGTCCGCCTGCTCTGTCACAATCCCTCAGTGGCTGTTTGCTCGGCTGCAGAGAGGGATCCGCGGGCTGGTGTGTGTACTGATCGTTCCTGCTGAAGCCAAGGATTTCATGTCTGTGTACGTCAAAGCATACCCCCTGGGGGTCTACTGTGCACCTCTCAGCTTTGCCCTGATGTATTTCTGGAAGGCTTACGGCCAGTGCCAGCGCCGCTCCAGTAAGACTCAGAACCTGCGCACACAGATCCGATCCAGGAGAATCACCTTGATGCTGTTCAGCCTGACCGTGGCCATGGTTATTCTCTGGCTTCCACAGTGGGTCGTGTGGGTTTGGGAGCGTCACATAGCAGAGAAGGAAAGTCAAGGAGCCAAGCCCCTCGTCTCCTCGCTTCCCCTTTTTCTAAGCctctctgctcagctgctcaccttctctctgtctctggtgaACCCTCTCATCGTCCTGTCCCTCTCCGAGGAGTTCAGAGAGGGCTACAGGGGGCTGTGGAGGCGCCTCACCCTGCGCAAACAACCTCCCTCGAGGCCAAAACCTGGACCCCACAACCCCACGACTCTCCGGTCGCCTTGCCCCAGACCGGAGACTTCCGGCCAGCTGCAGGGGGAGAGGAGCCCTAGATCAAGCTCCAGCCAGGATCCAAGAGGAGAGGCTCAGCCCCAGCTGGAgcagggagaaggagggagagacgTAGACACAGTGAGCCTCAAAGATGGGATTGTCTTGCCTGATTTGGAGCAATTCTGGCACGAGAGGGAGAGTGGATCGCACATGGAGGAGAATGATCCCGTGCCCTGGGAGCACCAGagcaaagaggagaaaaaataa